The nucleotide sequence CTCAGCCGGAGGTCACCCACCTAAGTTGAAGTCATCCTGAGTGGGCAGGTGACCAGCGCAGGTGTGGTACGGCAGCAGGCGTCTGACGGCGTCCTTCAGCGTGGAGAAGGCCGGGCCGGTGAACGGGCTCTGAACCGCCGCGTGGTCCAAACAGATCCGCTGCTGAAACCTGAGGAACGCGAAGGTTAAAGCAGGTCATTACAATACAAAGGCGCagtaaaataatgtgttttcacTGCGAGATGGGAGGAAACACTAAATCAGTGTCGTGCTGGGCGTGAATAGTCAGAACAGTTTGCAGGTGTGGGCTCAAACGTTGCAGGGACGGGAAGTAAACGTCTGAAATCCAGCAGGAGTGGGCGGGAGGCGGATTAAGAAAACAGTCGTGCGGAGCTCCAATACAAATCcctgacatttttttaagcaAGTGACACACAGTGAACCTTTGGGACAGCTATCCTTCCGTTGCACAGTTGGAGTTCAGGCCTTGGCAGTTGTCTTAGTACCGCCTGATGACCCAGTAGAGGTCTAGTTGTTCTTAATGTACAAGTAGCATTAGTGGCCACATTATCAGcagcagtagagacagtaaaAGGAGTCCTAGAGGactcagattaaaaaaagattacTGAAGGATCAGAGTTAATCCACGACTGTGAAACCAGCCAACTGttcattaattaataaatgaacTGGCTGATTAATACTGAGGTACAAAAAGCTTCTTTGCAGTAGCATCACATCCAGAATGATCCCGAATGAGCCGACGCAGGAGTCGTTGAAGAGGCAAAGTTCAGCGATGAGCTCGTATTAATCCGCTTTCTAAAAAGGTGAAATAAGTAAAATCCTTCACTTTCACTCTGACTCAAAACCCAGAGGTCTTAATTAATTAAAGCAGCCTGTTTGGGCTTTTTATCGCCGAACAGAGACAGAAGCTTGATGCACATTCTCTGGGACATGTTTTCAGATCATTGCAACCTGTTTTCATGCATTGTCAATGAGCAGAAGTGTTCCCGTCTAAACTCGAGTGATGTCTTCTATTTCACGGTTTATCCTGAGGTGTCGCTCTCTTACCTGTGCCGGCGCATTGCTGGTGTGAGCCTCTCctctcgctgctgctgctgctccggaGGACCTGCCAGCTGGCAGCCAAGGCAACGTTACGGATGAGATCAAAGGATGGAGACAGGGAGCGCGTTTTGAAATCATTAATAATACGTTCGCTGcatttaacaaaataatcatttcaAAGCCTGAAAAACCGGAGCCAATTCAGTTTAATCCACACGGGAAATTTAGCTCCGACTCGTTACACAAATTATAGTGTCTGTTTCTCTcgatgtaaaacaaaaaaggcacaGGTGAAGACGACTAGAGCTGAAACGATCCGTCAGCTAATCAGTTACAAATTCATCAGCAACTTTTTTTCTAATAATAATGGTCATATTTTTGGGATAAAAATGGCCAAAAAAGTAGTTTACAGCTTCTAAAATCTGAACATTTGCTTATTTTCTCAGTTGAGTGTGGTGATAAATTTAACATCTTTGGGTTTTAAACTATAACACACTTAAATATGTGAACTTGTGAAcaattttcacacttttacTGACCACAAGATTCATCAGATGGTACCTGACAAGgtattcaacaaaaaaaataatcactcGATGCAGCCCTGGAAGTAATTCATGCAAAAAGTACACTTTTAGATTCAAttttttgcatttatatttagatAGTAGAGACAGTATATTGTATTACTTACAATAATGTAAGTGTTCACCCTGAAttaaagaaatatgttttttttactcttacctGTAGTGTTTGTCCATCTAGTTTCTTTGGTTAAGCTGTCGAGTTTTGGAGTTTTCTCTCCGATATATTGGAACTAGACGGCACTCGGCTTGTGGTGACTTCGACCACCGGATTCTAATCATCTCATCGTCGAGTCCAAGTGgacatttgtgccaaattttAAGAAATTCCCTCAAAGCATTCTTGAGATATCGCGTTCACAATAGGAATGGACAGAAGGATGAACAACCTGACAACATCGCCGGTGCAGAGGCATAAAAATAGTTCCTTcctgaaactgctcacaacaaggtctgtggattatcttatGTAACCGGGACATGATTTCTGGAAACAGACATTAATGTTGAGTTTTACAAATGTGATTCGTTTGGACGCTCTGAGCACCACAGGCTGAGAGAAGCCAGGCATCTCTGACTCTAATCTCCAAAACTCGACAACTCAATAAAGCGTGATAAACAGCACTACAGATATATTTTAGGgtaaactgtccctttaaatgtaCTCAAATCAAAGTTAATAGATATGTTTCTCACCTTGGTGCCGGTCTGCTGGCTCGTCTGGGTCGGGGCACTCTCTCCGGGAGCTGAGGGCCCGTGAGCTTGGACCCCCTGGGCTGCAGGAGAGGGCGGCTGGACATCGAGAGTAAACGCTTTACTCTCCACGACCAAGGCAGCTGTTGGCTCTGAAATAATGATGAcacaggtgatgatgatgattgtatTGCAGATCATAGTAATTATACCAGTCATCCCAGAATCAATTGTTACTGGAACtcactgttttgtgtgtgctgttggACAGCAGAGTCGTCTCCTCCTTTGGAGAGACCAGCAGCCGTGGTTtcaggctgctgctgaggcACCGAGACACGCAGAGGCGAGCTGTGGACCGAAGTGTCGACTGAAGACTGAGGCTGGGGGACAGACggctggacctggacctggagcTGGACCTGGAGCTGGGGCAGAGGCTGGGAAACTGATGACTGGATCTGGTTCTGGGCAAATAATGCCGGTGAGACCTGGAGCTGATGAGGGACCTGGTACTGGACCTGGGGATCAGGCGCTGTGATTTGTGGGACTGAACTCTCAGGCAGAGCGATCCGCGGCCCGGTCGGAGGGGAGAAACTCGCTGGAGCTGATCTGTCGGCGTCCTGACTTGGAGGGGAGGGGCAGATCAGCGGCGCGTCCTCTGGGTCCGAGTGAAGCGGGGACGCCTCGACGCACTGGTCTGACATCACGGCGTCCTGACCGGGGACGGCGTGGCTCTGTGGTTGGCTCTCTCTCTCGACGGGGACCGGGGAGGCGAGCGACTCCATCGGCACCACTGGCAGCGCTCCAACCAACAGCTCAGATGTGATGGGAGAACCAAGTGCTTGCTGCGGAAGAAATGATGaagaaagaagatgaaaaacagCCGTTGGATTGATTTCATACGTCCTGTTGGAAGCAGCCAGCTAATAGCTccttgttgctgtttttctttgcgTTTACATTGATTCATTTTCTTCACTGCACTTTCATTGCCTTTATTAAATTTGGGAGAACTTACTGCATTATTGCAGCGGTATTGCACTGTAATTTGTTTAACTTAATTCCACTTTAActgatcttattttcctctttattgcattttaacaTGGTGTTCTACTGCCGGCGGTGCGGATCTTTACGTCGTCTCTCGCTGTGCAAATAAACTCACTTTGCCTTGAGCAACAGCAAAAATAGCAATCGTCATTTGTGGCTGGGAGACATAACATACGCCCATGTGACTTCAGCAGTATATTACTAAAAGaagacttttaaaaacagcctTCTTGGATAACACAAATTGAATTTTTCCTGGTGTCACATCTTCCATCACAAGCATTTCATCAGTGAGTCTGCAGGAGCTTGTTGAGGCTCTGACCTGTTGCAGATGGTGCATAAAGGCCTCGTTCTGACTCATCGAGTGGGTCACCTCCTCCACTACTTGGGTCATGTCTGCTGGGGGCATCAAAAGTTTAGGGATCTCCACAGGTGGCGGTTCGGGAGGAGGCTGCAGGACCGTGActacaggaggagaggaggactgcaGCCCTGCAGAGGGAGGCTGCACCGACACATGCTGGAGGACGTGTCCGTAGGGCTGCAGAGACGGAAAAGAATGACAGGGAGAGAgttaaaaactgaatttttccTGTTTAATTTAACGTGAACTGTATCAGATCATACTCAACGTTTAGCTATTTAACTACAAATCCAGTACATTAGTCTgaaatttgcaaataaatggtTCACGGTTCAAGATTTTTGGAGTCCAGTGATAAggactgcatttcaacatttgtaattcTCAAACTAAATTATTTAACGACAGGTCGGGACATTTCTCAGCTGTCTTAGTGGCAACATAACTGGATATCGCTGGTGAGATGTTGGGACAGCAGCCCGAAATAGAGTTTTTACAACAAGATGTCTGGACAGTTTCCAACAGAACCATCTAAGTCAAAAGATAATCTTTTTCTCATCtttaccaagtgttttttttaaacttaaccTGAACATAAGCACAGAGTTTTGACAACATAAAACTACAAATTGAACATGTGTCTGCGGTTTGCAAaaacgtacattgccaacatttattctggcgactaggttaaagaaaacagaagctgCAAAGAGAGAGGCATCCTGATTCAGTTCCTTGTATTGCTCAAGCTTTAAAAATACTGAAGCcaacatttcccatgatgcaactcaaacacacatcttTTGATTAAACCCTTTCTCACTGGTAAATGCCAGCATCTCTCAGAACTTCACAATCCCTGTTTATACCACAGGCTTTTTTGTTTGATATATTTCTCAGAGCCCAAGCAAAGATATCTCTGATGGCACCATTACGGTTTTTTATCTCTACTTATTCATCTCGAGTCACTGTTGACACTGTGTCActgttttcacaggctgagTAGCTCCTTGAACGTGATGAGTTAACTGATGTGGAGGATTGGAGCGCCCATCTGCACGGTGTTATCTCACAGTGACTTACAGTTCTATGCAACATTGACGATTGAAAttagcctttttctttttctacattttataaactaaaCGATCAATTGGCAGCAACAGAAACACTTGATATTATATGCATGCAACATTAAGCAAGACAGCAGCATGGTTTGCTACCACAATGCTAAACAACACATATGATAAAAGAGGATTTGATCCATGACTCACCTGTGGTAGTTGGTGGAATGTCTCCTCGGAGCTGGTCCTCCCCTCCTGGATGGCTCGTTCTGGCAGCAGCACCACGGAGGCCTGCTGGAGGCTCAGCTGTGCGTCTGTCATTCCTGTCTGAGGAGCCGGGGCCGGGGCAGCGAAGGGCAGCCCCTGAACTACTGAGGGGCCGTTAACGATCGAGATGGAAGTGAGATCTGGGGGAAGCACCCCTGAACTGTTGATCAAGGTTATGTGGTTTCCAAGAGCGGGACTGTGGACCAGTGTGGCGCGCTGCCCCTGTCCTCCCGGAGTGTAGGTTCCAGCCAGCTGTGCTGGCATCTGGAAGACAGTGGGGGGCGCTGACTGTAGATGCAAAGGTCCTGAAAGCACAGTGGCCTGGCGGAGTGCTAGCTGCCCTGTAGGGGTGGTGAAGACAGGGCTGAAGTTCAGCTGTCTTTGGGGCACAGTTAGAATCTGAGAGCCGTCTACAAGCTGCCCGGCGGAGGGAGTCAGGCTGTGGACAGATGGGCCTTGGTGACTGGTGGTCAGCAGTGGTCGAGCTGCACTGACAGGCTGGGAGATCGTGACAGGGCACTGGCCTGGAAGAAGGAACTGGTTTTGGCCTTGGAAGAGTCCCTGAGGCTGGAGGACGAAGGAGCCGCCCTGGTTGACCAGCTGCAGGCTGACTGGTTTGGGGAGCTGCTGGGTGGGCTGCTGCGGTGAAGCGGCAGGCTTCCCGCCTGGAGTTTGGGAGAGTAAAATATTTGGTGAGGCAGTCCCAGGGACAAACGTGAGACCCGGAGTGTGTTTTTGCCCTGAAGGCTTGGGGCTAATTTGAACCAGTCTGGGCTGGATGCTGATGGGCAGCTTGGGTTGGATGGGGAGAGGGGCGCGCTGCAGGACGATGCCCGGAGCCGCGGCTGCTGTCGCCCTCAGGGCCGGGGTGATGAGAGGACGACTGGTCATACTGGGAACGGCCTTGTGGATGATCATACTGGAACCCTGTGCGGGACTCAGGGAGAAGGAGGTCTCTGGAGAAGCAGCGGGGAACACGTTTCCAGGGAGGAGCCCCATCAGCTGAGGCGGGGCAGCAGGTTTTAGAGAGGGGCAGCCCGGGCCGACAGCCAGGAGGGAGGGCTGGGGAGGCTCCACTGCTGCCTGGGTGTCTCTGGGCAACACTGGCGTGACGGGCAAGGTCACAGACTTGGGTATGAATGGTACTGtgggtggagagaggaggggggcagGTGAGTACAGGGACAGGCTGTCCCCAGTCTGGGCCAGACCTGCCTCTAGAGCCATGGTCTGCTCTGTGATCTCAGCCTCCTGCAGGCTCTGCTGGAGGATATCACATGCCACCTctgcctcctccgcctcctccgccTCTCCCTTCTTTGCCTCAAATCCAGCCTCCACAGGCGCGCCACCTTGCACCACCTGTGGGTCTTCCCCACCCTCCGGCGATGACAGGAGGGCCTCCTCCAGGAAGGACAGATCCACGCACCCGGGTGGAGGCGTGTCTGGGGAATCCCTGCCATCTCCCAGCAGAGAGACGGGGCTCTGGAGGAAGAAACAGTGGGAGCcagacagagagggacagagagtgAAAAGGACGGGGAGAATTGTGTGATTAGCAGGACTTAACAGGAAGCAGTTTCTGgcacagaaggagagaaaaaaaatcgtCCTCCTGGGGAAAATGCTGGTTGTTGTGACGCTGCTGGCTGTGGATCCAGACACTCACCGGGGCATCTGTGAAGAGGGAGGGCTCCCCAGAGGAGGAGTTAATGAGCAGGTCTTCAGTCTGCAGCTGGTGGGATAAAATCAGACGATTTTTAGGTTGGGCTCACAAAGTCACGGCGAGAAATGCTCTTTAGTGTTCCACTCTGACTCTCCATCACACTCTCGGCCCTCCTCCACACTTCTCGCCCGACCGCGAGCCAAGAAATATTCACTTCTCACATTTATCATTTGCACTATTGATTTTCTTATTTGAGTCGCTCTCTATTTAAGACTCTTTTGTTACCTCATTGGTCCCATGAAGGAAGTCGTTCAGGGCTTGGGGGTCACTGcgaaagaggaaggaggaggcagagatTAAAAACACGATCAAAATCAGTTTCATCTCAGAAGATTTTTGCACATGAAGACCAAAGCACGAGTTCAAGAAGACACCGGTCCACATCTGAGCCTGACTGACTGTTGGATGGAAGCAAGACTTACCACAAAACATCAAGTAGACAAGTCCCATCTTCATCCTCCATGTCAActaagaggaagagggggaaatGATATAGATGAGGGATCAATCAGCGAGGGAAAACCAAATGCATTACACACATTTTACCgctaatacagctgcagcttcttgttatttttattatggaTTCATCTCTTAACAACTACTGTCTTACCAGCAGCATCTCTGAAGTCGCTATTCATCATCTGACGAATACCTAAAAAATAAGAGGCCTTCTATCCCAGTCTGACTCAGAGCAACACGTGGATTACTCTCCTCTGTAGCTCATTCAGAAAGCTGCTGCTCCGGTGTTACAACGACAGGAAAAAACGAACACCCTTGTTCTCAGAAATATCCTCTGACAACTTGCTTCCAGTGTTTAAGATCCTCCTCTCGGGGTACAAAGCTGCTAATGGCTGCAAACCCAGCTGATCTCTCAGATCACAAGGGACAAATCTAAATGATCTAACAGGACATTTCAGACCTGCGCTGACAATGACTTCATTTAAAAGCGACTTTGAGGCGTTTTTATTTCGTTTAGCGTTCTCCTAAAGCAAGTTACTGGTGAGAAACTGAATAAATGGGTGGAGAGACATAAAAAACAGTGGTTCTGGTCATTTTCCTGGCATTATCTGGGTCCACTTGTCCCCCTTTGAGGTAAAGAATCACTGCGAATCAATACATAGTTGTTCTGAGTGATCACCTTTATCCCTGTGATGACACATTCCTATTCCAGGATGACAAACGCTCCCGTGCACAGGACAGCAGGGCTCACTGCAATGCTTGATGGGTATGAAAATGACATGAATCAGATGGTGACTGACATGTTAGTCAGCGCTCCGCAGCACCATCATCAAAACACCAAAAGAGGGAATATCTTTTGGAGGAACGGTCCATCCCTCCAGTAGAGTTCAAGAGACTTGGAGAGTCAAAGCCGACGTGCAATGAAGGAATTGTTTTTCCTTCAATTTGACACCTATCTGTGTAAATTAATGTAGGAGTAGGGATATGTACAGTATCTGTAATTactttcctttctcttttattGTTTGATTATCATGTAAAACACCTTAAACTTTAAACTACTGCTTGAATTTCTTCAATTAATCATTTGTTTGGTCTATAAGAagtcagaaaatggtgagaaaTGGCCACCAAGAGGTCCAAAGCCCGAGGTGACGTCTGTAAAATGGACTTGAACAAATTAAATTTCAATTTAATACCAAGTACCAGTCGGCaagatataatgttagcagtttgCATATTCGTACACGTCACGGGCTTCTATCATACTGGGGTTTCTATAAAATGTGTCTTACCACGTTCACATTCCATGTTTGCGACCCGACTGCCACATCAGGAGAGTTATGTGATGGTGGAGTTACAAGTGAGAAGGCTGTGATGACAGTTTGAGACCGTCTCTCAACATTTCCAAGTGTGAAACCAGcagatatttttaaggagacctcaggagAAATACTTGACGTGAAGccgggacatctccagctgtgatTGTCTGGACAAAGCCGAGTGTTGTTAATGAGACCTCGGGTTCATCTCCGGCTGTCTTTGTGACGagcaaaacaggtattttaagccaaaacgtGATATTTTCCTGACCCTGGTGCCTAAACATAATTAGACCATAAATGCTGTTTATCAGTGTCTAAAACTGTGTCACAACATAACATAGAAAACTGAAGCAAGTGTCACCTTATCcgtagtttgcagaaacattgtCAACACGTTTTTGGTTCATTGGGTTGAAAATACAATTTGAGAGGCTGAAAGCAGAGACTGCTAACTTAGACAACTGACTGGTGGTCAAATAGAAGTGGATATATATTAACTGATGTCCAGACTGGTGGCTCCAAAACTTTTGGGACCCCTTGCGACCTCGTATTACAGCTACTGCTCTCtaaattgtttcatttaaagGATTTTTTGGTGGCCAGATGAGGTGAAAGAGTACAGTATTACTCAAGTGTTTAAACCGCAGGATGGGTGGAAAACTGCTTTTTGTGTCCAGTCAACAGTTGAGAAagtgtttaaaacatttgagaGGCTGGAGGCAGCGAACATCGACCTAGATAAtcaattatttatcaaaatatgtgtgtatttatcaGCCAATTGCTTCAATATGAAGGTCCACCCCGCGGTGACTCCTTCGTGGTCTCGTTGTGAAGACTTTATCGCTCAgactaaacaaataaaatgctttttagaaACCAGACCAGGTGATGGTGCACTGCATTATTATGTGTATCATCACTCCATCTGTCTGGCTGTCATCCAAGCACACTACACCACCTGAACCTCCTCATGTAGTCTCACTCATGCGTCCACTCTCCAGAAGGACACAGAGCACATCATGAACCTACTTCATATGTGAGAGGCCCCATACAGAGCGGTCGAGCTGAGTTCTGGTGGTGGCCTCATGGGAAGTCGTGGCCGGGCTTCGGTGTCTGGAGGCGGGGGGACGCCAGGCCGAGGCGGCGGGACGGAGACGGAGCCGGGTCCTCCCTCTGCTGGGGCATCGCTGCGTCCTCGCGGTTGGAGAGGCTGGAGGGGGGGTGGAGATGCTGTCAGGTCACTTGAGGTTACCAGCAGCCAAAACACATTCCCATCTCAGCTGTGAGACACAAGATCAATATCTGATTCatcagggggggggggggaagagactTGATCCCTCACCAATAATAACATCATATCTTCTGGACTGTATTGATCATGCCCGGGGGGGCTGCTGCTTGCTGAGGAAACATGGAAGCTATTGTTGTGGCTATCGCAGACACGAGAGGCAGATCTGGACGCCCTCAGCTGTAAATAGACGGCTCCCCCTGCGCCTCGGATGATGAGactcgtcctctcctcctcatggCTGCGAGAAGACGCAAAGCTCGGCGCAGCGCGGCGCAGCGCACCGCCAATTACAACGTTCACTCAGTCGCCTTGTGCTCCTCTTCCAGGAGGGGGGGACGTGCGTTAAATACACAAcataaaaattacaaataaaaaaaagcacaccCAGACaatcctccctctctggtcccCGCTGACATATTTTTGTTTACAACACGACAACCGCATTAACACCCCCGAAGGTACCGCAGCGCCCAGTGAAATCCAGGCGAACGACCCCTTCATCTGAAACCTGCAGCGGCGGAGCGCGCGGCAACAACAGCACCGTGCAGCCTCCACTGATGCGTTTATAGGTTACGTAAGGTgaatgtgtgt is from Sparus aurata chromosome 16, fSpaAur1.1, whole genome shotgun sequence and encodes:
- the LOC115566185 gene encoding BRD4-interacting chromatin-remodeling complex-associated protein, whose amino-acid sequence is MEDEDGTCLLDVLCDPQALNDFLHGTNELQTEDLLINSSSGEPSLFTDAPSPVSLLGDGRDSPDTPPPGCVDLSFLEEALLSSPEGGEDPQVVQGGAPVEAGFEAKKGEAEEAEEAEVACDILQQSLQEAEITEQTMALEAGLAQTGDSLSLYSPAPLLSPPTVPFIPKSVTLPVTPVLPRDTQAAVEPPQPSLLAVGPGCPSLKPAAPPQLMGLLPGNVFPAASPETSFSLSPAQGSSMIIHKAVPSMTSRPLITPALRATAAAAPGIVLQRAPLPIQPKLPISIQPRLVQISPKPSGQKHTPGLTFVPGTASPNILLSQTPGGKPAASPQQPTQQLPKPVSLQLVNQGGSFVLQPQGLFQGQNQFLLPGQCPVTISQPVSAARPLLTTSHQGPSVHSLTPSAGQLVDGSQILTVPQRQLNFSPVFTTPTGQLALRQATVLSGPLHLQSAPPTVFQMPAQLAGTYTPGGQGQRATLVHSPALGNHITLINSSGVLPPDLTSISIVNGPSVVQGLPFAAPAPAPQTGMTDAQLSLQQASVVLLPERAIQEGRTSSEETFHQLPQPYGHVLQHVSVQPPSAGLQSSSPPVVTVLQPPPEPPPVEIPKLLMPPADMTQVVEEVTHSMSQNEAFMHHLQQQALGSPITSELLVGALPVVPMESLASPVPVERESQPQSHAVPGQDAVMSDQCVEASPLHSDPEDAPLICPSPPSQDADRSAPASFSPPTGPRIALPESSVPQITAPDPQVQYQVPHQLQVSPALFAQNQIQSSVSQPLPQLQVQLQVQVQPSVPQPQSSVDTSVHSSPLRVSVPQQQPETTAAGLSKGGDDSAVQQHTQNKPTAALVVESKAFTLDVQPPSPAAQGVQAHGPSAPGESAPTQTSQQTGTKLAGPPEQQQQREERLTPAMRRHRFQQRICLDHAAVQSPFTGPAFSTLKDAVRRLLPYHTCAGHLPTQDDFNLVDQEFDTVSGFLLKRTKDMVNKYRQLLVREAQQESPSAEMVMLERLFLQAERCALAEDRRRVRRDPESFMMALATSASSPHGAPSSGPSHPVSSGSPSSPPAWTTRLSDRPPGLKTYRSSSRGALRLTIKQESGSRKVVHNSACDPGLKRDHMGQLTNGGGAVNERHSQAPNGAPQHPQHDEEISNGALPCDSAEEVPQTAPNSKIKAPNPLSMPEPQAGGYELPPRDVSAPKLKCYRLDASPRPEQRFSPPPPPLQEDNMLSEHLQSAIDSILELQRLQGPSAAPTRATSGPSLDQAVTSILEGHL